A genomic segment from Spinacia oleracea cultivar Varoflay chromosome 3, BTI_SOV_V1, whole genome shotgun sequence encodes:
- the LOC110775277 gene encoding nicotinate phosphoribosyltransferase 2 isoform X2, whose product MRDMPHVLMITLFFIGVEGFLDYLRQLDCSEVEVYAIPEGSIVFPRVPLIRVEGPVGVAQLLETTLVNLVNFASLVATNAARHRIVAGNSKILLEFGLRRAQGPDGGISASKYCYMGGFDATSNVAAGRLFGIPLKGTHSHAFVSSFMSPDEIVEKSLRSADGLTSCEDFLGLVQSWLNKIQRTKVLSGGFGDTNLSELAAFTSYALAFPANFLALVDTYDVLRSGIPNFCAVALALRDLGYEAMGIRLDSGDLAYLSCQARKCFQAIEKEFEVPGFGKMSITASNDLNEETLDHLNKQGHEVDAFGIGTYLVTCFAQAALGCVFKLVEINNQPRMKLSEDVSKVSIPCKKQCYRLYGKEGYPLVDLMIGENEPAPKVAERILCRHPFNESKRAYVVPQRVEELLKCYWRGSPVEMREDMLPLKDIRDRCTRQVAQMRPDHMRRLNPTPYKVSVSAKLYDFIHFLWLNEAPVGELQ is encoded by the exons ATGCGAG ATATGCCCCATGTGCTTATGATAACCCTTTTCTTCATTGGAGTG GAAGGTTTTTTGGATTATCTTCGACAACTGGATTGCTCTGAAGTTGAAGTCTATGCCATTCCGGAGGGATCAATCGTTTTCCCAAGGGTACCCCTAATAAGAGTGGAAGGACCAGTTGGT GTGGCTCAACTGCTAGAAACAACTCTTGTCAACCTTGTCAATTTTGCATCACTGGTAGCTACTAATGCCGCAAGGCACCGGATCGTAGCTGGAAATTCCAAGATACTACTCGAGTTTGGTCTTAGAAGGGCACAG GGCCCCGATGGAGGAATAAGTGCATCAAAATACTGCTATATGGGTGGTTTTGACGCAACAAG CAATGTTGCAGCTGGGAGATTGTTTGGAATCCCACTCAAGGGAACACATTCACATGCTTTTGTCAGCTCATTTATG AGTCCCGACGAAATAGTGGAGAAATCACTCAGAAGCGCTGATGGTTTAACTTCTTGTGAGGACTTTCTCGGTCTGGTTCAGTCATGGTTAAACAAAATTCAG AGAACGAAAGTTTTGTCTGGTGGGTTTGGTGATACAAATTTAAGTGAGTTGGCTGCGTTTACCTCATATGCCTTGGCGTTCCCTGCTAATTTTCTGGCCCTAGTGGACACATATGAT GTTTTGAGGAGTGGAATTCCAAACTTCTGTGCAGTTGCTTTGGCTCTTAGAGATTTAGG GTACGAGGCAATGGGCATTAGGTTGGACTCTGGTGACCTGGCATATTTGTCTTGTCAGGCTCGTAAATGTTTTCAGGCTATTGAGAAAGAGTTTGAAGTACCAGGTTTTGGAAAGATGAGTATTACTGCTAGCAACGACCTCAATGAGGAAACCTTGGATCATTTGAACAAACAG GGTCATGAAGTTGATGCATTTGGAATAGGAACATATCTCGTTACATGCTTCGCTCAAGCGGCGTTAGGTTGTGTCTTCAAGCTCGTTGAGATTAACAACCAGCCCCGTATGAAGTTATCTGAAGATGTTTCCAAG GTATCTATTCCATGTAAAAAACAGTGTTACAGACTGTACGGGAAAGAAGGATACCCGTTAgtagatttgatgataggagaaAATGAACCTGCTCCTAAG GTAGCAGAGAGGATTCTCTGCCGTCATCCATTCAATGAGTCCAAAAGAGCTTATGTAGTCCCCCAGCGAGTCGAGGAGCTACTGAAATGTTATTGGAGAGGTAGCCCAG TTGAAATGAGAGAAGATATGCTACCTTTGAAGGACATAAGAGATCGGTGCACAAGGCAGGTGGCGCAAATGCGTCCTGACCACATGAGGAGACTGAATCCTACACCATACAAG GTGAGTGTGAGTGCAAAGTTGTATGACTTCATTCATTTCCTATGGCTCAACGAAGCACCTGTCGGTGAATTACAATGA
- the LOC110775277 gene encoding nicotinate phosphoribosyltransferase 2 isoform X1 — translation MESKSENSPKSSVIEPPTNPMVNPLLTDLYQLTMAYAYWKAGKHNERAVFDLFYRKSPFSGEFTVFAGLEECIRFIANFKFTEDHIAFIREALPGKCEEGFLDYLRQLDCSEVEVYAIPEGSIVFPRVPLIRVEGPVGVAQLLETTLVNLVNFASLVATNAARHRIVAGNSKILLEFGLRRAQGPDGGISASKYCYMGGFDATSNVAAGRLFGIPLKGTHSHAFVSSFMSPDEIVEKSLRSADGLTSCEDFLGLVQSWLNKIQRTKVLSGGFGDTNLSELAAFTSYALAFPANFLALVDTYDVLRSGIPNFCAVALALRDLGYEAMGIRLDSGDLAYLSCQARKCFQAIEKEFEVPGFGKMSITASNDLNEETLDHLNKQGHEVDAFGIGTYLVTCFAQAALGCVFKLVEINNQPRMKLSEDVSKVSIPCKKQCYRLYGKEGYPLVDLMIGENEPAPKVAERILCRHPFNESKRAYVVPQRVEELLKCYWRGSPVEMREDMLPLKDIRDRCTRQVAQMRPDHMRRLNPTPYKVSVSAKLYDFIHFLWLNEAPVGELQ, via the exons ATGGAGTCGAAGAGTGAGAACAGTCCCAAATCATCGGTAATTGAACCTCCAACAAATCCGATGGTTAATCCGCTTCTTACAGACCTTTATCAGTTAACTATGGCCTATGCTTACTGGAAAGCTGGCAAACACAATGAGCGTGCTGT GTTTGATTTGTTTTATCGAAAAAGTCCGTTTAGTGGTGAGTTTACTGTATTTGCTGGTTTAGAAGAGTGCATAAGATTCATTGCCAATTTCAAGTTTACGGAAGATCATATTGCTTTTATCCGAGAAGCCTTGCCTGGTAAATGCGAG GAAGGTTTTTTGGATTATCTTCGACAACTGGATTGCTCTGAAGTTGAAGTCTATGCCATTCCGGAGGGATCAATCGTTTTCCCAAGGGTACCCCTAATAAGAGTGGAAGGACCAGTTGGT GTGGCTCAACTGCTAGAAACAACTCTTGTCAACCTTGTCAATTTTGCATCACTGGTAGCTACTAATGCCGCAAGGCACCGGATCGTAGCTGGAAATTCCAAGATACTACTCGAGTTTGGTCTTAGAAGGGCACAG GGCCCCGATGGAGGAATAAGTGCATCAAAATACTGCTATATGGGTGGTTTTGACGCAACAAG CAATGTTGCAGCTGGGAGATTGTTTGGAATCCCACTCAAGGGAACACATTCACATGCTTTTGTCAGCTCATTTATG AGTCCCGACGAAATAGTGGAGAAATCACTCAGAAGCGCTGATGGTTTAACTTCTTGTGAGGACTTTCTCGGTCTGGTTCAGTCATGGTTAAACAAAATTCAG AGAACGAAAGTTTTGTCTGGTGGGTTTGGTGATACAAATTTAAGTGAGTTGGCTGCGTTTACCTCATATGCCTTGGCGTTCCCTGCTAATTTTCTGGCCCTAGTGGACACATATGAT GTTTTGAGGAGTGGAATTCCAAACTTCTGTGCAGTTGCTTTGGCTCTTAGAGATTTAGG GTACGAGGCAATGGGCATTAGGTTGGACTCTGGTGACCTGGCATATTTGTCTTGTCAGGCTCGTAAATGTTTTCAGGCTATTGAGAAAGAGTTTGAAGTACCAGGTTTTGGAAAGATGAGTATTACTGCTAGCAACGACCTCAATGAGGAAACCTTGGATCATTTGAACAAACAG GGTCATGAAGTTGATGCATTTGGAATAGGAACATATCTCGTTACATGCTTCGCTCAAGCGGCGTTAGGTTGTGTCTTCAAGCTCGTTGAGATTAACAACCAGCCCCGTATGAAGTTATCTGAAGATGTTTCCAAG GTATCTATTCCATGTAAAAAACAGTGTTACAGACTGTACGGGAAAGAAGGATACCCGTTAgtagatttgatgataggagaaAATGAACCTGCTCCTAAG GTAGCAGAGAGGATTCTCTGCCGTCATCCATTCAATGAGTCCAAAAGAGCTTATGTAGTCCCCCAGCGAGTCGAGGAGCTACTGAAATGTTATTGGAGAGGTAGCCCAG TTGAAATGAGAGAAGATATGCTACCTTTGAAGGACATAAGAGATCGGTGCACAAGGCAGGTGGCGCAAATGCGTCCTGACCACATGAGGAGACTGAATCCTACACCATACAAG GTGAGTGTGAGTGCAAAGTTGTATGACTTCATTCATTTCCTATGGCTCAACGAAGCACCTGTCGGTGAATTACAATGA